A part of Anaeromyxobacter diazotrophicus genomic DNA contains:
- the tatA gene encoding twin-arginine translocase TatA/TatE family subunit → MGEMLVVLVIALLVFGPTKVPQLGESLGKGIRNFKKAVNEPEAESVPVPVAPQPQLAPSAAVSQAAPPATVRPTEDA, encoded by the coding sequence ATGGGTGAGATGTTGGTCGTGCTGGTGATCGCGCTGCTCGTGTTCGGCCCCACCAAGGTGCCGCAGCTCGGGGAGTCGCTCGGGAAGGGCATCCGCAACTTCAAGAAGGCGGTGAACGAGCCAGAGGCGGAGAGCGTTCCCGTCCCGGTTGCGCCGCAGCCCCAGCTCGCGCCGAGCGCGGCGGTCTCCCAGGCCGCGCCGCCCGCGACCGTCCGCCCGACCGAGGACGCCTGA